In the Arthrobacter sp. Soc17.1.1.1 genome, CGTACCCGGGTGGAGAATTGTCCAGCACAACGCTTCTTGAGGAGTCAGCGATGAGGAGACCGCCTTACACAGGTCCGAAGGACACCAGCGACTTCGACAACCTCAGCCCGGATGAAGCCCTCAGAGCCTTCACCTCGTACCGGCTTCTGGGGGACTGTTTCGAGCAGTCGAGCGACGACGATCTGGCGGAGCGTGGCCGGCTCATCGGGGACTGGAGAATCTTGGTGAAGGACCGCCAGGAACAGGCGCAGCGAGCAGAGAGGGAGCTGGCCGCTGCTGTCCGGCTGGCACGCAATGAAGGTGCCAGTTGGAATGACATCGCTCGCACCCTGCGTCTGCCGCTCGAGGAGACACGCGCCCACTTCGATTGGCCCTACGGAGGATTCTGACCTGACCGGCAGCATCCGGCTCCTGGAATGCCCGGGTGCATGACGGACCAACCCCGAACGAGCAGTCTCGGCCGCCGCGAGTCCTCGCTTTGCAGCAGGTCGCCGGTGAGCTGAACACCAAGCTCGACGACTACATCACAGGCGCCTACGCCAGGACCAGCGCCGACATCGCCGGCGACGGTGTGGACCTGACGTCGTCGCCTCCCACGCCGGAGTACGCGGCCTCGCGACAGCCAGGCGCTGCCACCCGTGCGCTGTCACCCTACGAGGCAGTCGGGTACTTGCTGCTCGTTCAAGCTGCGCTTGGCGTTTTTGTCCGCGCTGAGGCCGAGCCCGACAGAACCGCCGGCGAGGATCAGGGAGGTGAGCATGCCGGGTTGCCCACCCGCCCTGCCCGACGAACCGGCCACCGCGAAGGTGATCGCGATCAGCAGGTACGGCAGCTTCAGGTCCTTCGACACATCCGCGAGCCTGGAACAGGCCCATCCTCCTCTCGAGCGTCCGTGATCGCCGGACTGCACGCCGTCTATCGGACAGCTCCCTCGATCAGGTCTTCTTGGGTTGAATGAGCTTTCATGAGGTACTGGAACAAGCCCCGGCTGTTGGCGGGCAGCGTTGCGGCGAGGCTGGGCGCTTCGGATCGACCGGTAGAAGGACGTGTTGTCGTTGATAGCGAGTGGCCTCGGGGCAGTGGTGACCGGGATGGGTGCTATGACGCCCGTCGGAGGAACCGTCGCGCAGACATGGGACAGTCTTAGCGCGGGTCGCTCGGGAATCGCAGCCCTGGACCAGCCGTGGGCGCAGGAGCTGCCGGTGCGGATTGCCGGGCGCGTCACTACGGATGCCGCAGCGTTGCTGTCCACCAAGGAGTACCGGCGGATGGATCGCTGCGGGCACCTGGCGCTGGTCGCCTCGCGGGAGGCCTGGGACCAGGCCGGTAGACCTGATGTGGATCCGGACAGGCTCGCTGTCGTGATCGGGTCCGGTTACGGGGGTCTGGGTACGGTGTTGTCCCAGGTCCGGACTCTTGATGCGGGGGGCTCGCGCCGGGTGTCGCCGCACACGCTGACGCAGATCATGGTGAATGGTCCTTCGGCGTGGGTGTCGATCGACATCGGCGCGCAGGGAGGCGCCCGTACGCCCGTGAGTGCCTGTGCTTCGGGGGCTGAAGCGATCGCCCAGGGCGTCGAGATGATCGCCTCGGGAGCCGTCGATGTCGTCGTGGCCGGGGGAGTGGACGCCTGCGTCAATGACCTGGCGATCAGCGGTTTCGCCCAGCTCCGGGCCTTGTCGACGAGTCAGGGTGACCCGACCATGGCTTCTCGGCCTTTCGATCGTGACCGGAACGGGTTCGTGATGGCAGAGGGTGCCGGCATCATCGTCCTCGAGCGGGAGGAATTCGCCCGGGCGCGCGGAGCCGACATCCTGGGCCGGATCGCCGGGACTGCCGTGACCTCCGATGCCGGTGACATCGTGGCCGCCGATCAGGCCATCCAGCATCGGGTGATGCAGAAAGCTCTTGCGGCGGCAGGGCTCACCGGGTCGGACATCGATTTCGTTCACGCGCACGCCACGTCGACCCCCGTCGGTGACCTCCTCGAGGCCGGTGCGATCTCGGCGGTAGTCGGCAATGACGTGCCGGTCACTTCTACCAAATCCATGACAGGGCACCTGCTCGGCGGAGCCGGGACACTCGGTGCCATCGTGACCCTTCAGGCGCTGAGGACGGGTCAACTGCCTGGCACCCTCAACTTCGAGAACCCCAATCCGGGGATCGACCTCAACGTCATCAAGACGACGACCGGATGTGCCGGCTCGACAGCTGCCATCACGAATGCCTT is a window encoding:
- a CDS encoding beta-ketoacyl-[acyl-carrier-protein] synthase family protein, translated to MGAMTPVGGTVAQTWDSLSAGRSGIAALDQPWAQELPVRIAGRVTTDAAALLSTKEYRRMDRCGHLALVASREAWDQAGRPDVDPDRLAVVIGSGYGGLGTVLSQVRTLDAGGSRRVSPHTLTQIMVNGPSAWVSIDIGAQGGARTPVSACASGAEAIAQGVEMIASGAVDVVVAGGVDACVNDLAISGFAQLRALSTSQGDPTMASRPFDRDRNGFVMAEGAGIIVLEREEFARARGADILGRIAGTAVTSDAGDIVAADQAIQHRVMQKALAAAGLTGSDIDFVHAHATSTPVGDLLEAGAISAVVGNDVPVTSTKSMTGHLLGGAGTLGAIVTLQALRTGQLPGTLNFENPNPGIDLNVIKTTTGCAGSTAAITNAFGFGGHSTCLVVTAA